CCGCCTTTGATGGCGTTCTTCTTTATCGTGTACCCCTCGCGCTCCACAACGGCCTTCTTGCATGAGGGACAATAGGTATTGGAGTCGATTTCCGCGACATTACCAACGTACACGTACCTGACCCCCTCGTCGCGGGCGATCTTCTGCGCTTTTTGGAGGGAATCGGTGGGCGTGGGAAAGAGATTTTCCAGCTTGTAAAGCGGGAAAAAGCGCAGGAAATGCAGCGGCACCTCGGCGCCGAGGTTCTGCTTGTGCCAGGCGCACATCTTGCGGATCGTGTCGTAATCGTCGGTCCATGTTGGCACCACGAGGTTCGACACTTCGACCCATATCCCGAATTTAACGGCGTTGGCGATCGCGTCAAGTATAGGTCCCAGCTTCGCGGAATTCAGCTTGAGATAGGTCTCGTTCTTGAACCCTTTCAAATCGATGGTCGCCGCGTCCATGAACTCTGAAAGCTCTTTGAGAGGAGCCTCGTTGATGTAGCCGGCAGTGACAAGGATGTTTTTAAGGCCAGCCTTTTTCGCGAGCTTCGACGTTTCCAGCACGTATTCGTACCACACGATCGGTTCCGAATAAGTGTAGGCGATCGATGAGCATTGTTCGCGTTTCGCCTCTTCGATGACTTTTTCCGGCGGCAGATACATGTTCTCGGTGTCTTTCGGGAACTGCTGGCTTATGGTGTAATTCTGGCAGTTGAGGCAGCGCAGGTTGCAGCCCGCTATGGCCAGCGAATATGCCTTTGTGCCGGGCAGAAAATGGTACACGGGCTTTTTCTCGACCGGATCAACATGGATGGCGCAGGGGTTTGCATAGCCGTTGTTGACGAGCGTGCCCTTCACGTTCTCGCGCGTG
This genomic interval from Chitinivibrionales bacterium contains the following:
- the amrS gene encoding AmmeMemoRadiSam system radical SAM enzyme — translated: MITRREMLKSSAACLAGMCSASVCFAKTAPQRKTALYWSAMGDNAVACELCPHQCILQDGKTGLCRTRENVKGTLVNNGYANPCAIHVDPVEKKPVYHFLPGTKAYSLAIAGCNLRCLNCQNYTISQQFPKDTENMYLPPEKVIEEAKREQCSSIAYTYSEPIVWYEYVLETSKLAKKAGLKNILVTAGYINEAPLKELSEFMDAATIDLKGFKNETYLKLNSAKLGPILDAIANAVKFGIWVEVSNLVVPTWTDDYDTIRKMCAWHKQNLGAEVPLHFLRFFPLYKLENLFPTPTDSLQKAQKIARDEGVRYVYVGNVAEIDSNTYCPSCKKAVVEREGYTIKKNAIKGGKCSYCGAVIKGIWA